A region from the uncultured Draconibacterium sp. genome encodes:
- the yiaK gene encoding 3-dehydro-L-gulonate 2-dehydrogenase translates to MKEFRVPYETMKTVFQQVLQKHGFSTEKARQCAKVFAYNSLEGIYSHGVYRFPRFVEYTLKGFVKPDAVPEKIHSAGAIEQWTGNLGPGILNARYCTNRVMEIAHNNGLGCVALGNTNHWMRGGSYAWQAAKQGYVFIGWTNTEQNMPAWGAKQSKLGNNPLVIGVPWKNEAIVLDFAMTQFSYGKIEATKIKGEQLPFEGGFNREDQLTKNPQEILETMRGVPIGYWKGAGLSLLLDILATILSAGLSSHQLSRQEAEYGVSQVFITIDLKKLSNYPSIENSITAIIDDFKSTQLIHPDSPVKYPGERVVKVRQENLNWGIPVDKTIWNKILAM, encoded by the coding sequence ATGAAAGAATTTCGGGTACCCTATGAAACAATGAAAACCGTTTTTCAGCAAGTATTACAAAAGCATGGGTTTTCAACCGAAAAAGCAAGGCAATGTGCAAAGGTTTTTGCATACAACAGTTTAGAGGGGATTTATTCGCACGGAGTGTATCGTTTTCCACGTTTTGTAGAATATACTTTAAAAGGATTTGTAAAACCCGATGCCGTACCCGAAAAAATACACAGCGCCGGCGCTATTGAACAATGGACCGGAAATTTAGGCCCGGGAATACTAAATGCACGTTATTGCACAAACAGGGTCATGGAAATTGCACACAACAATGGTTTGGGCTGCGTGGCTTTAGGCAATACCAATCATTGGATGCGGGGTGGCAGTTATGCCTGGCAAGCCGCAAAACAGGGCTACGTTTTTATTGGATGGACCAACACCGAACAAAATATGCCAGCGTGGGGAGCCAAACAAAGCAAGTTAGGCAACAATCCGCTGGTAATTGGAGTACCCTGGAAAAACGAGGCCATTGTTTTGGACTTTGCCATGACTCAGTTTTCGTATGGCAAAATTGAAGCGACAAAAATTAAAGGAGAACAGTTGCCTTTTGAGGGCGGGTTTAACCGTGAAGACCAACTGACAAAAAACCCACAGGAAATTCTGGAAACTATGCGCGGGGTGCCTATTGGCTATTGGAAAGGCGCAGGCTTATCGCTTTTGCTCGATATTCTGGCAACAATTCTTTCTGCGGGGCTTTCAAGCCACCAGTTAAGCCGGCAAGAGGCCGAGTACGGAGTGTCGCAGGTTTTTATAACCATTGATTTAAAAAAGTTATCGAATTATCCATCCATTGAAAACAGCATAACGGCAATTATCGATGATTTTAAAAGTACCCAACTCATTCATCCTGACAGTCCGGTAAAATATCCTGGCGAGCGTGTAGTAAAAGTCAGGCAGGAAAACCTGAATTGGGGAATACCAGTGGATAAAACAATATGGAACAAAATTCTGGCGATGTAA
- the nadC gene encoding carboxylating nicotinate-nucleotide diphosphorylase: protein MMDDKVLKSAEVLFDLAYAEDIGDGDITTNNLIDSNDRKTAHFVAKEEGVVAGLPVAEMVFKKFDPNLEWNVLLPDGSHVVPGDIIAEFKGNYRALLTGERKALNFLQRLSGIASYANLCMKEIEGTKVEILDTRKTLPGYRYLDKYAVRMGGASNHRFGLYDMVMIKDNHIQVAGSITKAVEAIRKKIPKSIKIEVETTTIEQVKEALAADVDIIMLDNMRSSMMRECVEIIDRRAKIEASGNMTIKRIRKVAHTGVDYISIGALTHSVKALDISQRIID, encoded by the coding sequence ATGATGGATGATAAAGTATTGAAATCGGCCGAGGTTTTATTTGACCTGGCCTATGCAGAAGACATCGGTGACGGAGATATTACTACAAATAATCTTATTGATAGCAATGATCGGAAAACAGCACATTTTGTAGCAAAAGAAGAAGGCGTAGTTGCAGGTTTACCTGTTGCCGAAATGGTATTCAAAAAGTTTGACCCAAACCTGGAATGGAATGTGCTTTTACCTGATGGAAGCCATGTGGTTCCGGGCGATATAATTGCCGAATTTAAAGGGAATTATCGTGCCTTGTTAACCGGCGAACGAAAGGCTCTTAACTTTTTGCAGCGCCTGTCGGGAATTGCCAGCTACGCAAATTTATGCATGAAAGAAATTGAGGGAACCAAGGTGGAGATTTTGGATACCCGCAAAACATTGCCTGGCTACCGTTATCTCGATAAATATGCGGTGCGAATGGGGGGAGCTTCAAACCATCGTTTTGGTTTGTACGATATGGTTATGATTAAAGACAACCACATACAGGTTGCCGGAAGCATTACAAAAGCCGTTGAAGCCATTCGTAAAAAAATACCAAAAAGCATTAAAATTGAGGTGGAAACCACTACCATTGAACAGGTGAAAGAAGCACTGGCAGCCGATGTTGATATTATTATGCTTGATAATATGCGTTCATCGATGATGAGAGAGTGTGTTGAGATTATTGACCGTCGGGCTAAAATAGAGGCCTCCGGAAATATGACCATCAAACGTATTCGCAAGGTAGCACATACCGGTGTCGATTATATTTCAATAGGTGCATTAACCCACTCGGTAAAAGCATTAGATATCAGTCAGCGCATAATCGACTAA
- a CDS encoding efflux RND transporter periplasmic adaptor subunit: MSWRKITFIVVALIVLLGGSAALSKLFVSMKPEQAKRPDVEMKRSVKVETVNYAEITSPLSLPGGRAVSGSEVLLVSEASGKIEPGAVVLRKGTSFKKGQLLAQIYKDEVELALKARKAQFLTTMTSLLPDMKIDFPDQLNAYETFFRAIDLDQDLPEMPVIQDEKLKVFLASRGVLTEYYGIKQDEKRLKRHTLYAPFDGTFIQVNYETGSYVNTGGQIARMIRTDNVEIEVPVPNVDSEWIKIGDKVFIHSNQSNTELIGKVVRKSDFIEAETQSRSIFVKVGQADSDRVLPGQLYAVTFPGQKIPDAMEIPRGAVFNSNTVYIVVNGELKKREINVIKRNETTLVFNGLPVGAKVVAEPLINVKENTPVNILGEEENNGQKPRKQASAK; this comes from the coding sequence ATGAGTTGGAGAAAAATTACATTTATTGTTGTTGCCTTAATTGTTCTTTTAGGAGGTTCAGCAGCTCTATCAAAACTTTTTGTTTCAATGAAACCGGAGCAAGCCAAAAGGCCCGATGTTGAAATGAAACGATCAGTTAAAGTAGAAACTGTAAACTACGCTGAAATAACTTCGCCATTATCACTTCCGGGGGGAAGAGCTGTCTCAGGAAGCGAAGTGTTGCTGGTTTCCGAAGCATCAGGAAAAATTGAACCAGGCGCAGTAGTGCTCAGAAAAGGAACCTCGTTTAAAAAAGGCCAGTTACTTGCCCAAATTTATAAGGATGAAGTTGAGCTGGCACTTAAAGCCCGTAAAGCACAGTTTTTAACAACAATGACATCTTTGTTACCCGATATGAAAATTGATTTTCCGGATCAGCTAAATGCTTACGAAACATTTTTTAGGGCAATTGACCTGGACCAAGACCTTCCGGAAATGCCGGTTATTCAAGATGAGAAACTAAAAGTATTTTTAGCAAGCCGGGGCGTTCTTACCGAATATTATGGCATTAAACAAGATGAAAAAAGATTAAAACGCCATACCCTTTACGCTCCTTTCGATGGAACTTTTATACAGGTAAACTACGAAACCGGTTCGTATGTAAATACCGGAGGGCAAATTGCACGAATGATTCGCACGGATAATGTGGAAATTGAAGTTCCGGTGCCTAATGTAGACAGCGAATGGATAAAAATTGGAGATAAAGTTTTTATTCATTCCAATCAGAGCAATACTGAGTTAATAGGAAAGGTAGTGCGAAAATCAGACTTTATTGAAGCCGAAACGCAATCGCGAAGTATTTTTGTAAAGGTTGGCCAGGCCGATTCGGATCGGGTTCTACCGGGGCAACTTTATGCAGTAACTTTTCCGGGTCAAAAAATACCGGATGCCATGGAGATTCCGCGCGGAGCTGTTTTTAACTCAAACACCGTTTACATTGTAGTTAATGGCGAGTTAAAAAAACGTGAAATAAATGTGATTAAGCGCAACGAAACAACTCTTGTTTTTAATGGGTTGCCGGTAGGTGCCAAAGTTGTTGCCGAACCACTTATTAACGTAAAGGAAAATACACCGGTTAATATATTAGGCGAGGAAGAAAACAATGGCCAAAAACCACGTAAACAGGCAAGCGCCAAATAG
- a CDS encoding MazG nucleotide pyrophosphohydrolase domain-containing protein: MPELHRKPSLSDFQEYVAELEQERGFLSQTTIDKCLLLGEEVGELFKAIRKTEGLLIDTNSAFTEVGDELADIFIYLCAIANRKGIDLEAAFREKEEKNKKRSWKSI; the protein is encoded by the coding sequence ATGCCGGAACTCCATCGAAAACCAAGCCTGAGTGATTTTCAGGAATATGTTGCCGAGTTGGAACAAGAACGTGGTTTTTTATCGCAAACAACCATTGATAAATGTTTATTGCTTGGCGAAGAAGTGGGCGAATTGTTTAAGGCTATTCGCAAAACTGAGGGCTTGCTGATTGACACCAATTCGGCATTTACGGAGGTTGGCGACGAGCTTGCCGATATTTTTATTTACCTCTGCGCTATTGCCAATAGAAAAGGTATTGATTTGGAAGCCGCTTTTCGGGAAAAAGAAGAGAAAAACAAAAAACGAAGCTGGAAAAGTATATAA
- a CDS encoding TolC family protein translates to MKTIKILVLLMVVSVVAQAQQSLTLTDAIAKALENNYNIIIARENQKIAEIQNNWGTAGRYPYINLSLGDNNSYRAVDGDNTTTISLTGGASVSWTIFDGFSVSISKARLEELENLTKNNTAVMVESTIQSIILAYYDVLLQKEKLATYNEVMQLSEDRFERTEQQKEYGAAVTYDVLQAQNAYLADRANYLLQEVSYKNSKRNLAYLMAEKEATDYDYTDNFEAVTEDYSIADLRAQMIENNKSLQSQYINQRLLDNAIASAKSAFSPSLDFIGGVTGTRAGSKYGDVDMGWANSANFYGNFTLSWNLFNGGNRKRALQIAEIDSDIAMVELNEMQHDLDNSLANLFEFYQVRKELLIVADENLEAAKLNLQISRDKFEAGAINSFNYRDVQEIYLQAAQGRLEAIYNFINAQTSLLRLAGVIVQQYD, encoded by the coding sequence ATGAAAACGATAAAAATATTAGTACTGTTAATGGTTGTAAGCGTGGTTGCACAAGCCCAGCAGTCGCTTACTTTAACCGATGCCATTGCAAAAGCATTGGAAAACAATTACAACATTATAATTGCCCGCGAAAACCAAAAAATTGCAGAGATACAAAACAACTGGGGCACTGCCGGACGCTACCCCTACATTAATCTCTCGCTGGGCGACAACAACTCGTACCGCGCCGTTGATGGCGACAACACCACAACAATAAGCTTAACGGGCGGGGCTTCAGTAAGCTGGACTATTTTTGATGGTTTTTCGGTAAGCATTAGCAAAGCACGACTTGAAGAACTCGAAAACCTGACAAAAAATAATACTGCCGTTATGGTTGAAAGCACTATTCAGTCAATTATTCTGGCCTATTACGATGTATTGCTACAAAAAGAAAAACTGGCAACCTACAATGAAGTAATGCAGTTATCAGAAGATCGTTTTGAGCGCACAGAACAGCAGAAAGAATACGGAGCAGCCGTAACTTACGATGTTTTGCAGGCCCAAAATGCATACCTCGCCGACAGGGCAAATTACCTGCTACAAGAAGTATCCTACAAAAACTCGAAACGCAACCTGGCATACCTAATGGCTGAAAAAGAGGCGACTGACTATGATTACACGGATAACTTTGAGGCGGTTACCGAGGATTATTCCATTGCCGACCTAAGGGCCCAAATGATTGAAAACAACAAGAGTTTGCAAAGCCAGTATATTAACCAACGACTGCTCGACAACGCCATTGCGTCTGCAAAAAGTGCCTTTTCGCCCAGCCTCGATTTTATTGGAGGTGTAACCGGAACACGAGCGGGTAGTAAATATGGCGATGTGGACATGGGCTGGGCAAACTCGGCTAACTTTTATGGAAATTTTACGCTAAGCTGGAATTTGTTTAATGGAGGAAATCGTAAAAGAGCCTTGCAAATTGCCGAGATTGATAGTGATATCGCCATGGTTGAATTAAACGAAATGCAACACGACCTGGATAACAGCCTTGCCAATCTTTTTGAGTTTTACCAGGTTCGAAAAGAATTGCTTATTGTTGCCGACGAAAACCTTGAAGCAGCAAAACTTAACCTTCAGATTTCGAGAGATAAATTTGAGGCCGGAGCAATTAATTCATTCAATTATCGCGATGTACAGGAGATTTACCTTCAGGCCGCACAGGGCAGGCTCGAAGCCATTTACAATTTTATTAACGCCCAAACATCCCTGCTTCGTTTGGCCGGTGTAATTGTACAGCAATACGATTAA
- a CDS encoding type III pantothenate kinase, whose translation MNLVIDIGNTRTKYSVCTHNEVLKTVFVDAFLPSSIQWLKQEYKELDGVILSAVKDYSVELKNALLQKFQTFIELNASTPLPVENCYESKETLGKDRIAAVVGAFHLYPNKNVLVIDAGTAITYDILTAEGKYLGGNISPGLEMRFNALNHFTGKLPKVEKGDCNSLYGKTTEQAIRAGVQKGLVFEVDSTIASFKEFYNNLEVIITGGDAEFFDNKLKNSFFVHFNLTSIGLNRILQHNGESK comes from the coding sequence ATGAACCTGGTAATAGATATAGGCAATACCCGCACCAAGTATTCAGTGTGTACCCATAACGAGGTGCTGAAAACAGTTTTTGTTGATGCGTTTTTACCTTCGTCGATTCAATGGTTAAAGCAAGAATACAAGGAACTGGATGGTGTTATTCTTTCGGCAGTTAAAGATTATTCGGTTGAACTAAAAAATGCTTTATTGCAGAAGTTTCAAACGTTTATCGAACTAAATGCAAGCACGCCATTGCCTGTTGAAAACTGTTACGAATCAAAGGAAACGTTAGGGAAAGACCGCATTGCAGCAGTTGTGGGAGCCTTTCATTTATATCCGAATAAAAATGTTTTGGTGATTGATGCTGGCACTGCTATTACTTATGATATATTAACAGCAGAAGGAAAATACCTGGGAGGAAATATCTCGCCCGGCTTGGAAATGCGTTTCAACGCATTAAATCATTTTACGGGAAAACTCCCGAAGGTAGAAAAAGGAGATTGCAACAGTTTATATGGTAAAACAACCGAGCAGGCAATAAGGGCTGGTGTACAAAAAGGATTGGTATTTGAGGTAGACAGTACAATTGCCTCATTTAAGGAATTTTATAATAATTTAGAAGTTATTATAACCGGGGGCGATGCTGAATTTTTTGATAACAAATTAAAAAATTCTTTCTTTGTACACTTTAATTTAACCAGCATAGGTTTAAACCGCATTTTACAACATAATGGGGAGAGTAAGTAG
- the nadB gene encoding L-aspartate oxidase encodes MQILEFDTVVIGSGLAGLSAAYHSSNFGRVAIVTKSQLDVSNSYYAQGGIAAAIAADDSPEQHAHDTLVTGRGICDTDAVDVLVREGRERVRELIDLGMQFDKENGNFVLGLEGGHTKRRILHAGGDATGKELTCFKLQLIRQKKNVEAFEFVAAVKLLQQNNRIVGVQAYDFKTNKNVIFRTKAVILATGGLSRVFARSTNPHTATGDGIALAYEAGARLADLEFIQFHPSALYIPGKEAYLISEAVRGEGAWLLNHKGERFMKDIHPLAELAPRDVVAYSIFRQIQKSGEKHIFLSLKHLEKVKIRNRFKNIDKHLREFGYDLTEDKLPISPAAHYMVGGVRTNLDAETNISGLFVCGEVASTGVMGANRLASNSLLECLVFGKRASVKAAQLQMHDYTFEDPSPIALEEANEQLFLQYQNELAELMSKNLGIVRNRKDLENAFKRFSAIVEDFDKELNEYNLIKIRNTALICKLIAQAALVREESRGGHIREDFQKESPDFKTHIIQQKNKNIEFEPIRK; translated from the coding sequence ATGCAAATACTTGAATTTGATACGGTTGTAATAGGGAGTGGCTTAGCCGGGTTGTCGGCAGCCTACCACTCTTCAAACTTCGGACGCGTGGCGATAGTTACCAAGTCGCAACTTGATGTCAGTAACTCCTATTATGCCCAGGGAGGCATTGCTGCTGCCATTGCCGCAGATGACTCGCCGGAACAACATGCTCATGATACACTGGTTACCGGAAGGGGGATTTGCGATACCGATGCAGTTGACGTATTAGTTCGAGAAGGACGCGAACGGGTACGCGAGTTGATAGACCTGGGAATGCAGTTTGATAAGGAAAACGGCAATTTTGTTCTCGGGCTTGAAGGAGGTCACACAAAACGCCGTATTCTTCATGCAGGCGGCGATGCAACCGGAAAGGAACTTACCTGTTTTAAGTTGCAGCTAATCAGGCAAAAAAAGAATGTTGAGGCTTTTGAATTTGTTGCAGCGGTTAAATTATTACAGCAAAATAACCGTATTGTTGGGGTTCAGGCGTATGATTTTAAAACCAACAAGAATGTAATTTTTAGAACAAAAGCTGTTATTCTGGCTACAGGCGGATTATCGCGGGTTTTTGCCCGATCAACTAATCCGCATACTGCCACCGGCGATGGTATAGCATTGGCTTACGAGGCAGGTGCACGCTTAGCAGATCTCGAATTTATACAGTTTCATCCATCGGCATTGTATATTCCCGGAAAAGAAGCGTACCTGATTAGTGAAGCCGTACGAGGCGAGGGAGCCTGGTTGTTAAACCATAAAGGCGAACGCTTTATGAAAGACATACATCCGCTGGCAGAGCTGGCGCCACGCGATGTTGTAGCTTACAGTATTTTCAGGCAAATTCAAAAATCGGGCGAAAAACATATTTTCTTGTCGTTAAAGCATCTGGAGAAAGTGAAAATCAGAAACCGGTTTAAGAATATCGACAAACATTTGCGCGAGTTTGGGTACGACCTTACTGAAGATAAATTGCCTATTTCACCGGCCGCACATTATATGGTAGGAGGTGTACGTACCAATTTAGACGCCGAAACCAATATATCAGGGTTGTTTGTTTGCGGCGAGGTAGCATCAACAGGGGTGATGGGGGCAAATCGTCTGGCAAGTAATTCGTTATTAGAATGTTTGGTGTTCGGGAAACGTGCCAGTGTAAAGGCCGCCCAGTTGCAAATGCACGATTATACATTTGAAGACCCTTCGCCAATAGCGCTCGAGGAAGCTAACGAACAACTTTTTCTTCAGTACCAGAATGAGCTGGCAGAACTTATGTCGAAAAACCTGGGAATTGTAAGGAACAGGAAAGACCTTGAAAATGCATTTAAACGTTTCTCCGCAATTGTTGAGGACTTTGACAAAGAACTTAACGAATACAATTTAATAAAAATCAGGAACACCGCACTTATTTGCAAACTAATTGCACAAGCAGCTTTGGTTCGAGAAGAAAGCCGCGGAGGACATATTCGCGAAGATTTCCAGAAAGAAAGTCCTGATTTTAAAACACATATAATTCAACAAAAGAACAAAAACATTGAGTTTGAACCCATAAGAAAGTAA
- a CDS encoding efflux RND transporter permease subunit — protein MKKIVELFVKYPFYANLILLFLIVVGSLSFLSMKKSFFPERESHIITVRVAYPGASPVEMEEGVTSRIEEAVRAIPGIYEINSVSSENSSSVRIEIEPGYDIDEALIEVKNAVDGISAFPTAAERPIVAKTRTTTPAARLLVTGEVDLLTLKSYAQQVEEDFLASGIMSQVSVSGFPSLEISVEAEEEDLLRYGLTFNDLQNAISNNNRDVSGGQIRSKKEELLIRLRSRSADPNKIGNIILRANPDGSVLRINDIANVKMKFSDVPNKVMEKGNPLIRVTVMKLITEDLDDIDKYVRDYVKKFNADTHGVKLILSRSYLDLLKSRLDLLYSNGGMGLILVVLILGIMLSTRLSLWVAWGIPASFLGMFIIANIMGITINMMSLFGMILVIGILVDDGIVIGENIFQHFERGKSPMRAAVDGTVEVIPAVTSSVLTTVAAFSPLIFITGRMEMMFEMAVIVIASLLISLVEAFLVLPAHLGNEKVLNRKTLHRKAKGLRKYTERFFTWLRDYAYDRVIKLVLEWRYIVLGIPVAMIIITLGLIGGNLIKTTFFPRMEFDSFNINIAFTPGSGEGQTLDYLERFDSIVWVVNEELMKDYNDSLPIIENSIVNLGSAFDREESGAHCGYVDVSPRNSEETGISSFEIINRLRKKIGNVSEAEKFTIGARSRFGDPISIGLMSRNTDELEGARDFLMGRLMEYPQLKDVVNTNALGKQEILLELKPKAYMLGLNETFIANQVRQAFYGGQAQRLQVGRDELRIWVRYPAEGRERIGQLEKMKVKTSQGEYPLMELVDYTMKRGPVNINRFNGKREIRVNADMVDPDGSVTDALNQVKAEVIPELELLYPGISVIFQGQQRESQRNMGDLMFLFPMAFLAIIFILMINFKSFEQPIIIIIMIPISILGAVWGHGVHGKPLSILSLWGIVALTGVIVNDAVVFLAKYNLLVEEGKKVKDAIIEAGKSRLRPIILTTLTTAFGLYPLILETSFQAQFLIPMAISLVYGVAFGTMFILLFFPALILVLNDIRKFVREQWTAKKLEREQVEIAWLNAQRKIDNTIYHEEDEEKE, from the coding sequence ATGAAGAAGATTGTTGAACTTTTTGTAAAATATCCATTTTACGCCAACCTCATCTTACTCTTCCTTATTGTTGTTGGAAGTTTAAGTTTTTTGTCGATGAAGAAATCTTTCTTCCCCGAGCGCGAGTCGCACATTATTACGGTGCGCGTTGCCTACCCGGGTGCATCGCCGGTTGAGATGGAAGAAGGCGTAACCTCAAGAATTGAAGAAGCAGTAAGAGCTATTCCGGGCATCTACGAAATTAATTCTGTTTCATCAGAAAACAGTTCGAGCGTACGTATTGAAATAGAGCCCGGCTATGATATCGACGAAGCCCTGATTGAAGTAAAAAATGCCGTTGATGGAATCTCGGCTTTTCCAACAGCTGCTGAGCGCCCCATTGTTGCAAAAACACGAACAACCACACCTGCGGCCCGTTTGCTGGTTACCGGCGAGGTTGATTTGCTTACGCTAAAAAGTTATGCACAACAGGTTGAAGAAGATTTTCTGGCTTCAGGAATAATGAGCCAGGTAAGCGTTTCAGGATTTCCCAGCCTTGAAATATCGGTTGAAGCAGAAGAAGAAGACCTGCTGCGTTACGGACTAACCTTTAACGATTTGCAAAATGCAATTAGCAATAACAACCGCGATGTTTCTGGCGGCCAGATTCGATCGAAAAAAGAGGAGCTTTTAATTCGCTTGCGTTCGCGTAGTGCCGACCCAAATAAAATCGGGAACATTATTCTGCGTGCCAACCCCGATGGCAGTGTTTTACGCATTAACGATATTGCCAATGTAAAAATGAAATTCTCCGATGTACCCAATAAGGTGATGGAGAAAGGCAATCCCCTCATTCGTGTTACGGTAATGAAACTGATAACCGAAGACCTTGATGACATTGACAAGTATGTTCGCGACTATGTAAAGAAATTTAATGCCGATACGCATGGTGTAAAGTTAATTCTTTCACGCTCGTACCTCGATTTACTAAAATCGCGACTCGACCTTTTGTACTCTAATGGAGGCATGGGGCTTATTCTGGTCGTTCTTATACTGGGCATCATGTTGAGCACGCGCCTCTCGTTATGGGTGGCCTGGGGTATTCCGGCGTCGTTCCTCGGAATGTTTATTATTGCCAATATAATGGGAATTACCATAAACATGATGTCGCTTTTCGGGATGATACTGGTGATTGGTATTCTGGTTGACGATGGCATCGTTATCGGCGAGAATATTTTTCAACATTTCGAGCGGGGGAAAAGTCCTATGCGGGCAGCTGTTGATGGAACCGTTGAAGTAATACCGGCAGTAACCTCTTCGGTACTTACTACTGTTGCTGCTTTTTCGCCCCTGATTTTTATTACCGGCCGAATGGAAATGATGTTTGAAATGGCCGTAATTGTAATTGCCAGTTTGCTCATTTCATTGGTAGAAGCCTTTTTGGTGCTTCCGGCCCACCTGGGTAACGAAAAAGTACTAAACAGAAAAACACTGCACCGCAAAGCAAAAGGATTGCGCAAATACACCGAACGCTTTTTTACCTGGCTGCGCGACTATGCATACGACCGGGTAATTAAACTCGTACTTGAATGGCGGTATATCGTTCTGGGAATTCCGGTAGCGATGATTATAATTACATTGGGTTTAATTGGCGGAAACCTTATAAAAACAACATTCTTTCCACGAATGGAGTTCGATTCTTTTAACATCAACATTGCTTTTACTCCCGGATCGGGAGAAGGTCAGACCTTAGACTACCTTGAACGTTTTGACAGCATTGTTTGGGTGGTAAACGAAGAGTTGATGAAGGATTACAATGACTCCTTACCCATTATCGAAAACAGCATCGTAAACCTGGGTTCGGCTTTCGACCGCGAAGAAAGTGGTGCACACTGCGGTTATGTTGATGTATCGCCACGAAATTCGGAGGAAACGGGTATCAGCTCGTTTGAAATTATAAATCGCCTGCGCAAAAAAATAGGAAATGTATCTGAAGCGGAGAAATTTACCATTGGTGCCCGTAGCCGTTTTGGCGATCCCATTTCTATTGGTCTAATGTCGCGAAATACCGACGAACTCGAGGGTGCACGCGATTTCTTGATGGGTAGGTTAATGGAATACCCACAGCTTAAAGATGTGGTAAACACCAACGCCCTTGGGAAACAGGAAATTTTGCTTGAGTTAAAACCCAAAGCCTATATGCTAGGACTTAACGAAACCTTTATTGCCAACCAGGTGCGCCAGGCATTTTATGGCGGACAGGCTCAACGACTGCAAGTTGGCCGCGACGAACTGCGTATTTGGGTACGATACCCTGCTGAAGGACGCGAACGCATCGGGCAGCTCGAAAAAATGAAGGTAAAAACAAGTCAGGGCGAATACCCTTTGATGGAGCTGGTTGACTACACCATGAAACGTGGTCCGGTAAATATTAACCGTTTTAACGGAAAACGCGAAATACGGGTAAATGCCGATATGGTAGACCCCGATGGCTCGGTTACCGACGCTTTAAACCAGGTAAAAGCAGAGGTAATACCCGAGCTTGAGTTGCTCTATCCTGGAATATCAGTGATTTTTCAGGGGCAGCAGCGCGAAAGCCAGCGGAATATGGGCGACTTAATGTTTTTGTTTCCGATGGCGTTCCTCGCCATTATATTTATTTTAATGATAAACTTTAAATCCTTTGAACAGCCGATAATCATTATCATCATGATTCCAATTTCTATTCTTGGAGCTGTATGGGGGCATGGGGTACACGGCAAACCCTTGTCCATTCTCAGCTTGTGGGGAATAGTTGCACTCACCGGGGTTATTGTTAACGATGCTGTGGTTTTTCTGGCCAAGTACAATTTACTTGTTGAAGAAGGGAAAAAAGTAAAAGACGCCATTATTGAAGCTGGAAAATCAAGGCTTCGCCCAATCATTCTGACCACATTAACCACTGCCTTTGGTCTTTACCCACTTATTTTAGAAACCAGTTTCCAGGCCCAGTTCCTTATTCCAATGGCCATTTCGCTGGTATACGGTGTTGCTTTCGGAACCATGTTTATTCTGTTGTTTTTCCCTGCCCTTATTCTGGTACTAAACGATATCAGAAAATTTGTGCGCGAACAATGGACCGCTAAAAAACTGGAACGCGAACAGGTTGAAATTGCCTGGCTGAATGCTCAACGAAAGATCGACAATACTATTTATCATGAAGAAGATGAGGAAAAAGAATAA